In Legionella cardiaca, a genomic segment contains:
- a CDS encoding NAD(P)-dependent alcohol dehydrogenase codes for MIPVHGYAADSAKEPLKPFSFERRELDDNDVLIAIQYCGICHSDIHQVRDEWGGALFPMVPGHEIVGIVERVGKNVNHFKAGDHVGVGCIVDSCRRCNSCHEGLEQYCAEGMTPTYNGMERDGSRLTQGGYSTKIVVNKDYVLRIPDNLPLDASAPLLCAGITLYSPLRHWKAGPGKKVAILGLGGLGHMGVKLAHAMGADVTVLSHSSKKQEDSKRLGADHFYATSDSATFSKLVNTFDLIICTVSAGIDWNDYLKLLRRDGVMVVVGVPDENVPVGAFSLVGGRRSLAGSLIGGIAETQEMLDFCGKHNITSDIELIPMQQVNEAYERVLKSDVRYRFVIDIASIR; via the coding sequence ATGATTCCAGTTCACGGTTATGCTGCCGATTCGGCTAAAGAACCATTAAAGCCTTTCTCTTTTGAACGACGCGAGTTAGATGACAATGATGTGTTAATCGCTATTCAATACTGTGGTATTTGTCATTCTGATATCCATCAAGTTCGCGATGAATGGGGTGGAGCCCTTTTTCCAATGGTTCCAGGACATGAAATTGTTGGAATAGTGGAGCGTGTAGGAAAAAATGTTAACCATTTTAAAGCAGGTGATCATGTAGGTGTCGGCTGCATCGTTGATTCCTGTCGAAGATGTAATAGCTGCCATGAAGGTTTAGAACAATATTGTGCAGAAGGTATGACACCTACCTATAATGGTATGGAACGAGACGGTAGCCGTTTAACCCAAGGAGGTTATTCGACCAAGATCGTTGTCAATAAGGATTATGTTTTGCGTATTCCTGACAACTTACCGCTCGATGCCTCCGCACCGCTTTTATGTGCCGGGATTACTCTTTATTCCCCTCTTCGCCATTGGAAGGCTGGTCCTGGGAAGAAAGTGGCCATTCTTGGTCTAGGTGGATTAGGACACATGGGAGTCAAATTGGCTCATGCTATGGGTGCCGATGTGACGGTGCTTAGCCACTCCTCTAAAAAACAAGAAGACAGCAAGCGTTTAGGAGCCGACCATTTTTATGCGACTTCCGATTCTGCTACCTTCTCAAAATTAGTCAACACTTTTGATCTTATTATTTGCACAGTTTCTGCAGGCATTGATTGGAATGATTATTTAAAATTATTGAGACGAGATGGTGTTATGGTGGTCGTGGGTGTTCCCGACGAAAATGTTCCCGTCGGTGCATTTTCATTAGTAGGGGGGCGGCGCAGCCTGGCTGGCTCATTAATAGGTGGTATTGCAGAAACCCAGGAAATGCTTGATTTTTGCGGAAAACACAATATTACTTCAGATATTGAATTAATCCCAATGCAACAAGTGAATGAAGCCTATGAGCGTGTTTTAAAAAGTGACGTTCGCTATCGTTTTGTGATTGATATCGCATCAATTCGTTAA
- a CDS encoding thymidine kinase, which produces MAKLYFYFAAMNAGKSTVLLQASYNYRERGMQTLLYTPAIDTRYEQGFIHSRIGLSEQAFAFHLKDNLYEETNKKLKQQPLACILVDEAQFLTRDQVYQLTDITDKLNIPVLAYGLRTDFRGELFEGSQYLLAWADELIEIKAICHCGRKATMNLRMNEHGQAISEGEQLLIGGNEAYAATCRYHFKCGLAK; this is translated from the coding sequence ATGGCCAAACTCTATTTTTATTTCGCAGCAATGAACGCAGGAAAAAGTACCGTATTACTGCAAGCTAGCTATAACTATCGCGAACGCGGTATGCAAACCTTATTATATACACCTGCCATCGATACTCGTTATGAGCAAGGTTTTATTCATTCTCGCATTGGCTTATCAGAACAAGCGTTTGCTTTTCATCTTAAAGATAATCTCTATGAAGAAACGAACAAAAAATTAAAACAACAACCCCTGGCCTGCATATTAGTGGATGAAGCCCAGTTTCTAACGCGCGATCAAGTGTATCAACTCACGGATATTACCGATAAGCTAAATATTCCAGTGTTAGCTTATGGTTTACGTACCGATTTCAGAGGTGAATTATTTGAAGGAAGCCAATATTTACTTGCCTGGGCTGATGAACTTATAGAGATTAAAGCGATATGTCATTGTGGACGCAAGGCAACAATGAATTTGCGTATGAATGAGCATGGTCAAGCCATTTCTGAAGGCGAGCAACTTTTAATTGGTGGGAATGAAGCTTATGCTGCGACTTGCCGTTATCATTTTAAATGTGGTCTGGCGAAATAA
- a CDS encoding MFS transporter, with amino-acid sequence MSDSIAVDSGVILPRNNMMAWLVCLSAGLFFFYEFFQLNIFDVINQPLRDDFHLDAAQLSWMSSTYLWADILFLLPAGIILDRFSTRRVILTAMAVCVIGTLGFAVTNSFALACFFHFLSGIGNAFCFLSCVVLVSHWFPPRRQALVIGSLVTMAFLGGMMAHTPFAHLNEYYGWRRSLLIDGVVGALLLAWIYLVVQDRPNVLDRQKQAVQPSIIPSFLQALGNRQNWLAGLYTCFLNLPIMVLCALWGASYLQTVHHLPEIAASNVVSLIFIGSIVGCPLVGWLSDNQGRRKPLMLVGAIATLLTVVPLFMDIALSQTALSILFFGLGFFSSTQVISYPLIAESNPQEITGAATGIASVLIMGGAGVGQVLFGLLIQHHAGIAAQAYTIADFQYAMWMFPLTAVAALLAVLLTRETYCKR; translated from the coding sequence TTGTCTGATTCTATTGCAGTAGATTCCGGGGTAATTTTACCTCGTAATAACATGATGGCGTGGTTAGTGTGCTTGTCAGCAGGTTTGTTTTTCTTTTATGAATTCTTCCAGCTGAATATCTTTGACGTTATCAATCAACCTTTACGCGATGATTTTCACTTAGATGCTGCACAGCTTAGCTGGATGTCTAGTACTTATTTATGGGCCGATATATTATTTCTTCTACCCGCAGGCATTATTCTCGATCGCTTTTCTACACGTCGAGTGATTCTTACCGCAATGGCGGTCTGCGTTATTGGCACCCTCGGTTTTGCAGTGACAAACTCCTTTGCATTAGCGTGTTTTTTTCATTTCCTTTCCGGCATTGGTAATGCTTTTTGTTTCTTATCTTGTGTTGTTTTAGTTTCTCACTGGTTTCCCCCTCGCCGCCAGGCTCTGGTAATTGGCTCATTGGTAACAATGGCTTTTCTTGGTGGGATGATGGCTCACACTCCTTTTGCTCATCTTAATGAATATTATGGCTGGCGACGCTCTTTATTAATCGATGGGGTAGTTGGAGCACTGTTGTTAGCATGGATTTACCTTGTGGTACAAGATAGACCGAACGTGCTTGATAGGCAAAAACAAGCAGTACAACCGTCTATTATTCCAAGTTTTCTGCAAGCGCTTGGTAATCGACAGAATTGGCTGGCGGGTTTGTATACCTGTTTTCTTAATTTACCCATAATGGTACTTTGTGCTCTATGGGGTGCCAGTTATTTACAAACTGTGCATCATTTGCCAGAGATTGCTGCCAGTAATGTGGTAAGTCTTATTTTTATAGGTAGTATCGTAGGTTGTCCTCTCGTTGGCTGGTTATCTGATAATCAGGGACGACGCAAGCCATTGATGCTAGTAGGGGCAATCGCAACGTTATTAACAGTTGTTCCATTGTTTATGGATATTGCTTTATCACAAACCGCATTGAGTATTTTATTTTTTGGCCTTGGATTTTTCAGTAGTACGCAAGTTATTAGTTATCCTCTTATTGCTGAAAGTAACCCTCAAGAAATAACAGGTGCTGCAACGGGGATCGCTTCCGTGTTAATTATGGGGGGCGCCGGAGTCGGCCAAGTGTTATTTGGATTATTAATTCAACATCACGCAGGCATTGCTGCACAAGCTTATACAATTGCCGATTTTCAATATGCAATGTGGATGTTTCCTCTTACAGCAGTCGCCGCTCTGCTTGCTGTATTGTTAACCCGCGAAACTTACTGCAAACGTTAG
- a CDS encoding MFS transporter has translation MQMVEEYKDEKLTASFLPWLVCFSASLFFFYEFIQGNMFASIADNIMHDFHVQADKMAYLSSIYYLSNVIFLFVAGFVLDRFSTKKTILFAMFLCVMSTFILANAQSFYLALFCRFVTGIGSAFCFLGPIRLASRWFPPRRMALITGAIVTMAMTGGMLAQYPLTKLVAQIGWRDALMQVGWLGTAMLLFMSFGIIEKTKDVGQKIASKISIVAAAKKAYLNPQTLKAALYTSLMNMAIAVFGAMMGSLYLVQRMGIAKEDAAVVNTMLFLGAIIGGPVLGWCSDKLGLRVLPMKIGAIASLITMLLVLYAPISLPFMEILFFLLGFFTASQVISYALVAESSSPVMTATAVSVVSILTQGGYIVYQNLFSILLMRHGEMQMINDVPVYSLGDYQFAAIILPLGLIVALIALLGLKETHCRQIEE, from the coding sequence ATGCAGATGGTGGAAGAATATAAAGATGAGAAGTTAACTGCTTCATTCTTGCCATGGTTGGTTTGTTTTAGTGCCTCATTATTCTTCTTTTATGAATTTATTCAAGGCAATATGTTTGCATCGATTGCTGATAACATCATGCATGATTTTCATGTGCAAGCTGACAAAATGGCTTATTTATCAAGTATTTACTATTTGTCGAATGTTATTTTCCTTTTTGTCGCAGGGTTTGTTCTGGATCGATTCTCTACAAAAAAGACTATTCTGTTTGCCATGTTTCTTTGCGTAATGAGTACCTTTATTTTAGCAAACGCACAATCCTTTTATCTCGCTCTATTTTGTCGCTTTGTTACAGGTATTGGCAGCGCATTTTGTTTTCTTGGGCCAATTCGTTTAGCTTCTCGTTGGTTTCCGCCTCGGCGAATGGCTCTGATAACGGGAGCGATTGTAACCATGGCGATGACAGGAGGCATGTTGGCACAGTATCCTCTAACTAAACTAGTCGCCCAAATCGGTTGGCGAGATGCTTTAATGCAGGTGGGGTGGCTTGGAACTGCCATGCTGCTCTTTATGTCTTTTGGCATTATCGAGAAGACAAAGGATGTAGGGCAAAAAATTGCGTCCAAAATTTCCATTGTTGCTGCAGCTAAAAAAGCGTACTTAAACCCACAAACATTAAAAGCAGCGTTGTATACCAGTCTGATGAATATGGCCATTGCTGTTTTTGGTGCCATGATGGGTTCTCTTTATTTAGTACAACGAATGGGCATTGCCAAAGAAGATGCGGCCGTTGTCAACACGATGCTATTCCTGGGGGCAATTATTGGAGGTCCCGTATTAGGCTGGTGCTCAGATAAGTTAGGTTTACGCGTATTGCCAATGAAGATTGGAGCTATCGCATCTTTAATAACAATGTTATTAGTGTTATATGCACCTATTTCTTTACCTTTCATGGAAATTCTGTTCTTTTTATTAGGCTTTTTTACTGCATCTCAAGTTATCAGCTATGCCTTGGTTGCCGAAAGTAGTTCACCCGTCATGACTGCTACGGCAGTGAGTGTTGTTTCGATTTTGACACAAGGTGGTTATATCGTTTATCAAAATTTATTCAGCATTCTGTTAATGCGCCATGGTGAAATGCAAATGATTAATGACGTTCCTGTCTATTCGCTAGGTGACTACCAATTCGCTGCCATTATTTTACCTTTGGGCTTAATTGTGGCATTAATTGCTTTGCTAGGCTTGAAAGAAACGCACTGCCGTCAAATCGAGGAATAA
- a CDS encoding phosphopentomutase, whose protein sequence is MPGRVCILLMDSLGIGASLDANRYGDEGANTFGHIHMACNENRADKEGLRSGSLQIPNLTKIGLYHAAIASSGESLLDLSTLAEPIGYYGYAVEQSLGKDTPSGHWELAGVPVRFDWGYFPHEQPCFPKKLVDEFIKRAKLPGVLGEKHASGTTIIDELGEEHIKTGKPILYTSADSVFQIAAHEQSFGLQRLYDICEIARELVDDYQIGRVIARPFVGSPGSFVRTGNRRDYATLPPAPTLLDELKKAGREVIAIGKIADIFAHQGLTQTIKADGNMALFDATLAAMKTAKEGSLIFTNFVDFDSSYGHRRDVAGYAHALEQFDARLPELMQLLRADDLVIIAADHGCDPTWPGSDHTREHIPVLAFGPGCSSQFVGRRDTFADIGQTIAEHLAIQPLLHGVSFINSLK, encoded by the coding sequence ATGCCAGGACGCGTTTGTATTTTATTAATGGATTCTTTAGGGATAGGAGCAAGCCTTGACGCAAATCGCTATGGCGATGAAGGAGCTAATACTTTCGGTCATATTCATATGGCTTGCAATGAGAATCGTGCTGACAAGGAAGGATTACGTAGTGGATCTTTGCAGATTCCAAATCTAACCAAAATTGGTTTATATCACGCGGCAATAGCCAGCTCAGGTGAATCCTTGCTGGATTTGTCTACACTTGCTGAGCCAATTGGGTATTATGGCTATGCCGTTGAACAAAGTTTAGGAAAAGATACCCCTAGCGGCCACTGGGAGTTAGCTGGTGTTCCGGTACGTTTTGATTGGGGATATTTTCCTCATGAACAGCCTTGTTTTCCTAAAAAATTAGTTGATGAATTTATTAAAAGGGCCAAATTGCCTGGTGTTTTAGGAGAAAAGCATGCTTCTGGAACGACCATCATTGACGAACTTGGTGAAGAGCATATTAAAACTGGAAAACCTATTCTTTATACTTCTGCTGATAGCGTGTTTCAAATTGCTGCCCATGAACAAAGCTTTGGATTGCAACGGTTATATGACATTTGTGAAATTGCGCGTGAATTAGTCGATGACTATCAAATCGGCCGGGTTATTGCCAGGCCATTTGTTGGTTCTCCCGGTTCATTCGTCCGAACTGGCAATCGCCGAGACTATGCCACCTTGCCCCCTGCTCCAACGTTGTTAGACGAGCTAAAAAAGGCAGGCAGGGAAGTGATAGCCATTGGAAAAATTGCCGATATCTTTGCTCATCAAGGATTAACCCAAACTATCAAAGCTGATGGTAATATGGCCTTGTTTGACGCCACGCTTGCGGCAATGAAGACTGCTAAAGAAGGCAGTTTGATTTTTACCAATTTTGTAGATTTTGATTCCTCTTATGGGCATAGACGAGACGTTGCAGGTTATGCACATGCGTTAGAACAATTTGATGCTCGACTTCCAGAGTTGATGCAACTACTCAGAGCGGATGACCTTGTGATTATAGCTGCGGATCATGGTTGTGACCCAACCTGGCCAGGTTCGGATCATACTCGAGAGCATATTCCTGTTTTGGCGTTTGGTCCAGGTTGCAGCAGTCAATTTGTGGGACGACGAGATACTTTTGCTGATATCGGACAAACTATTGCTGAACACTTAGCTATTCAGCCCTTACTACATGGTGTATCTTTTATAAATAGTTTGAAATAA
- a CDS encoding transcriptional repressor: MIYPAPFLNYCASIDLKLTSLRKTVLFILWVEKKPLKAYEILEKLTRIKQNATPPSVYRVLDYFVEGGVVHKIESIQSYTLCHEPEKHLPSEILMVCSNCYQVQEVYSTTMHNIVQKLAQDNLFYLGQDTIELKGICEKCHTNIEHSAFK; encoded by the coding sequence ATGATCTACCCTGCTCCGTTTCTAAATTATTGTGCCTCAATTGATCTTAAGTTGACCTCCTTGCGCAAGACGGTGTTATTCATTTTATGGGTTGAGAAAAAGCCTCTGAAAGCTTATGAAATTTTAGAAAAACTTACGCGAATAAAGCAAAACGCCACGCCACCTTCTGTTTACCGTGTTCTTGACTATTTTGTAGAGGGAGGAGTGGTTCATAAAATTGAATCGATTCAATCTTACACACTTTGTCATGAACCTGAGAAGCATTTACCTTCTGAGATTTTGATGGTCTGTAGTAATTGCTATCAAGTGCAGGAAGTATATAGTACCACTATGCATAATATAGTGCAGAAGCTGGCGCAAGATAATCTTTTTTATCTTGGACAAGATACGATTGAATTAAAAGGAATTTGCGAAAAATGCCACACCAATATTGAGCATTCTGCTTTTAAATAA
- the hslV gene encoding ATP-dependent protease subunit HslV, producing the protein MEQYRGTTILSVRRGNKVVIGGDGQVTLGNTVMKGNARKVRRLYKDKVIAGFAGGTADAFTLFERFERKLEMHQGHLVRAAVELAKDWRTDKILRRLEALLAVADTTSSLIITGNGDVIEPEEGLIAIGSGGPFAQSAARALLANTKLSAMEIVQKSLAIAADICIYTNHNLTIEELDSEQ; encoded by the coding sequence TTGGAGCAATATCGCGGCACAACCATCCTCTCCGTCAGACGAGGTAATAAAGTTGTAATTGGTGGCGATGGACAAGTCACCTTGGGAAACACTGTCATGAAAGGCAATGCCCGCAAGGTTCGACGTCTCTATAAAGATAAAGTCATTGCTGGTTTTGCCGGTGGTACAGCAGATGCTTTTACGCTTTTTGAACGCTTTGAACGAAAGCTTGAAATGCATCAAGGACATTTAGTACGTGCGGCTGTGGAATTAGCTAAAGATTGGCGAACTGACAAAATTTTACGTCGGTTAGAAGCACTTTTAGCGGTTGCAGATACTACGTCCTCTTTAATTATTACCGGTAATGGGGATGTAATTGAACCTGAAGAAGGGTTAATTGCAATTGGTTCTGGTGGCCCCTTTGCACAGTCTGCGGCTCGTGCATTGTTGGCAAATACCAAATTATCGGCGATGGAAATCGTGCAAAAAAGTTTAGCCATTGCCGCTGACATTTGCATTTATACCAACCACAATTTAACTATTGAAGAATTGGATAGCGAACAGTGA
- the hslU gene encoding ATP-dependent protease ATPase subunit HslU, whose protein sequence is MTPREIVQELDKHIIGQDEAKRAVAIALRNRWRRMQIKDPVLRNEIMPKNILMIGPTGVGKTEIARRLAKLAKAPFLKVEATKFTEVGYVGRDVDSILRDLIDIAVKQERESAMKKVEHLAEDAAEERILDVLLPPARIGLTASEKDSSTRQIFRKQLREGALDNNEIEIELSASQVGVEIMAPPGMEEMTNQLQSMFQQMGSGRTKMRKLTIAKAMKILREEEASKLINEEDIKTRAIENVEQNGIVFIDELDKVAKRAEHGGGGDVSREGVQRDLLPLVEGTTVSTKYGMIKSDHILFIASGAFHVAKPSDLIAELQGRLPIRVELSALSVEDFVRILTEPSASLTEQYAALMATEGLELTFDPSGIRRIAEVAWKVNERTENIGARRLYTVMERLLEVISFEATDKAGETVHVDAAYVEKHLGKLVDDDDLTRYIL, encoded by the coding sequence ATGACTCCTCGTGAGATAGTACAAGAATTAGATAAACATATTATCGGCCAGGATGAGGCGAAAAGAGCCGTTGCCATTGCGTTACGAAATCGTTGGCGCCGGATGCAAATTAAAGATCCTGTTTTACGCAATGAAATTATGCCTAAAAATATTTTAATGATAGGGCCAACCGGTGTAGGTAAAACAGAAATTGCAAGAAGACTGGCAAAATTAGCAAAGGCTCCCTTTCTTAAGGTTGAAGCAACTAAATTTACTGAAGTGGGGTATGTTGGACGTGATGTTGATTCTATTCTTCGCGATTTAATTGATATTGCTGTTAAACAGGAACGTGAATCAGCAATGAAGAAAGTAGAGCATTTGGCCGAAGATGCGGCAGAAGAGCGAATCTTGGATGTGTTATTACCTCCTGCAAGAATCGGCTTGACCGCGAGTGAAAAAGATTCGTCAACCCGCCAGATTTTCCGTAAGCAATTACGTGAAGGTGCACTTGATAATAATGAAATTGAAATTGAATTATCTGCTTCCCAAGTGGGTGTGGAAATTATGGCTCCTCCTGGCATGGAAGAAATGACAAATCAGTTGCAGTCTATGTTTCAGCAGATGGGTTCCGGTCGCACCAAAATGCGTAAATTGACTATCGCCAAGGCAATGAAGATCTTGCGTGAGGAAGAGGCGTCCAAATTAATTAATGAAGAAGATATAAAAACTCGTGCTATTGAAAATGTCGAGCAAAATGGCATTGTCTTTATTGATGAGTTGGATAAAGTGGCAAAACGGGCCGAACATGGCGGTGGTGGTGATGTGTCACGTGAAGGGGTACAACGCGATCTCTTGCCATTGGTTGAAGGAACTACAGTATCCACGAAATACGGTATGATTAAGTCTGATCATATCCTGTTTATTGCTTCAGGTGCCTTTCATGTAGCCAAGCCTTCGGATTTAATTGCTGAATTACAAGGACGCTTACCTATTCGTGTTGAACTTTCAGCCTTAAGTGTTGAAGATTTTGTAAGGATTTTAACTGAACCAAGCGCATCTTTAACTGAGCAGTATGCTGCACTTATGGCGACTGAAGGTTTGGAATTGACCTTTGACCCATCTGGTATTCGTCGTATTGCAGAAGTTGCCTGGAAAGTTAATGAGCGTACCGAGAATATTGGTGCTCGACGATTATATACGGTGATGGAACGTCTACTGGAAGTAATCTCTTTCGAGGCCACTGATAAGGCAGGAGAAACTGTTCATGTTGATGCTGCTTATGTTGAGAAACATCTAGGTAAATTAGTGGATGATGATGATTTAACGCGTTATATTTTATAA
- a CDS encoding SulP family inorganic anion transporter produces the protein MIAVLEAYRAGLLQRQHWLRNIISGVIVGVVALPLAMAFAIASGAKPEQGLYTAIVAGLLVSLLGGSRLQIAGPTGAFIVILSGITAKYGIEGLQIATLMAGVILLLLGLIRLGTIIKFIPDPVIVGFTAGIAVIIWVGQWKDFFGLPAVSGTHFHEKLWHLLQVFPQLNLTTTALALVSLLIVKYSFKLPGLKRVPGPLVALVVATSLQAIFHFEGVATIGSTFGGIPQGLPSFHWPEITFARLNELMGPAFAIAMLGAIESLLSAVVADGMAGTRHNSNQELIGQGIANIAAPLFGGFAATGAIARTATNIRNGGSSPLAGIVHTITLLVIIIFLAPLAVNVPLAALAAILFVVAWNMSEARHFVKMIKRAPRADVAILLTTFVLTIGLDLVIAVYVGVLLAILQFLRRMVSSVEVQAMSDQDLQQEFKNQGLNVLPKDILVYTVDGPFFFGAAEKFEQALENTHTEPKALIIRLGWVPFMDITGLQTLEEVISNLRQRQVRVLLTGATSTVQSKFEKAGIITLVGKENIVPEFSQALKLCSQLLPPAVISLEPNPQGLG, from the coding sequence GTGATTGCCGTATTAGAAGCTTATCGTGCAGGCTTATTGCAGCGCCAACATTGGTTACGCAATATTATTTCAGGGGTTATTGTCGGCGTGGTGGCTTTGCCACTTGCTATGGCATTTGCTATCGCTTCTGGTGCAAAACCAGAACAAGGCCTTTATACTGCTATTGTTGCCGGCCTCTTGGTTTCCTTACTTGGTGGCAGTCGTTTGCAAATTGCAGGCCCTACTGGAGCCTTCATTGTTATTCTTTCAGGCATTACAGCAAAATATGGTATAGAGGGGTTGCAAATTGCAACCTTGATGGCTGGTGTTATCTTGCTTCTCTTAGGGTTAATACGTTTAGGTACAATCATTAAATTCATCCCTGATCCGGTTATTGTTGGATTTACGGCAGGCATTGCAGTCATTATCTGGGTTGGTCAGTGGAAGGATTTCTTCGGGTTACCAGCTGTTTCTGGCACTCATTTTCATGAAAAGCTGTGGCATCTTTTACAAGTTTTTCCTCAGCTTAACTTAACCACGACAGCACTCGCTCTCGTGTCTTTGTTAATTGTAAAATACTCATTTAAGTTGCCGGGGTTGAAACGCGTTCCAGGACCTTTAGTGGCATTGGTGGTTGCAACAAGTTTGCAAGCGATTTTCCATTTTGAAGGTGTGGCAACGATCGGCAGTACTTTTGGTGGTATTCCGCAAGGCTTACCTAGTTTTCATTGGCCTGAAATAACCTTTGCTCGTTTAAATGAATTAATGGGACCTGCTTTTGCTATTGCCATGTTGGGTGCTATTGAATCATTACTTTCTGCTGTAGTGGCTGATGGTATGGCAGGAACCCGTCATAATTCTAATCAGGAGTTAATTGGACAGGGAATTGCAAATATAGCAGCGCCACTATTTGGCGGCTTTGCGGCAACAGGTGCAATTGCCCGAACGGCCACCAATATTCGTAATGGCGGTAGTAGTCCTTTAGCTGGGATTGTACATACAATAACCCTATTAGTAATTATTATTTTCCTTGCACCACTAGCGGTTAATGTTCCTTTGGCTGCACTTGCGGCTATTTTATTCGTTGTTGCATGGAATATGAGTGAAGCACGTCATTTTGTAAAAATGATTAAGCGTGCTCCACGTGCTGATGTGGCGATTTTATTAACAACTTTTGTTTTAACCATTGGACTTGACCTGGTAATTGCCGTTTATGTAGGAGTCTTGTTGGCAATCTTACAATTTTTACGACGTATGGTTTCCAGTGTTGAAGTTCAAGCAATGAGTGACCAAGACTTGCAGCAGGAATTTAAGAATCAGGGATTAAATGTCTTGCCGAAAGATATTTTGGTTTATACAGTAGATGGTCCATTTTTCTTTGGTGCAGCCGAAAAGTTTGAACAGGCATTAGAAAATACTCATACTGAACCTAAAGCCTTAATTATTCGCCTTGGTTGGGTCCCTTTTATGGATATCACCGGCCTGCAAACTCTAGAGGAAGTGATTTCTAATTTGCGACAACGTCAGGTGCGCGTTTTGTTAACTGGAGCTACTTCTACGGTCCAAAGCAAGTTTGAAAAAGCAGGTATTATTACCTTGGTCGGTAAGGAGAATATTGTGCCTGAATTTTCCCAGGCTCTTAAGCTCTGTTCCCAACTATTACCACCCGCTGTCATATCACTTGAACCGAATCCCCAGGGACTTGGTTAA
- a CDS encoding YihY family inner membrane protein, protein MQLANFFKDLKNKSFIKFQEAKRFILFVIEHFIKDDCTYRASALAFTSLLAVVPLMSVGLALLSSFPVFQNLSGPIQDFIFDNFVPATGKIIQDYLQQFSAQVSKLSIWGVVFLFVTALLVMVTIEKAMNRIWKAHTARKGVSAFLLYWAILSLAPILLGLSLVVSSYILSIPFIRGYHAPLILLNSIPFLLSLVGFTFLYVVVPNCPVKILHGLWGAVVAAILFESAKQAFAYYLAQYNTYQLLYGAFATVPIFFVWVYWVWVITLLGAEISYALSVHYKRRPGIPIEGFSHALLWLYKLWLAQKAGRGLTREALISASTQPFAVNVDDMINELIRLELIHNTEADELMLSRDLNQVSLYWLTQHLPYRLPTHSELEREESIHAAPWRNVLDKTDIELQKALAINLNQLFNQVPGDSVQVI, encoded by the coding sequence ATGCAATTAGCTAACTTTTTCAAGGATTTGAAAAATAAAAGCTTCATAAAATTTCAGGAAGCAAAACGCTTTATTTTGTTTGTAATAGAACACTTTATTAAAGACGATTGTACCTACAGAGCCTCAGCGCTGGCCTTCACGAGTCTTCTTGCAGTAGTGCCTTTAATGAGCGTCGGTCTTGCGCTGCTATCCTCATTCCCGGTATTCCAGAATTTATCAGGTCCCATCCAAGATTTTATCTTTGATAATTTTGTTCCAGCAACAGGAAAAATTATTCAGGATTATTTGCAACAATTCTCAGCGCAAGTTTCAAAATTATCAATTTGGGGAGTGGTGTTTTTATTTGTAACCGCCTTATTGGTTATGGTAACCATAGAAAAAGCCATGAATAGAATTTGGAAAGCCCATACCGCCAGAAAAGGAGTTTCAGCCTTCTTACTTTATTGGGCGATTTTATCATTAGCACCAATACTCCTGGGCTTAAGCCTCGTCGTAAGTTCTTATATTTTATCAATACCTTTCATTCGCGGATATCATGCCCCTTTAATTCTTCTCAATAGTATTCCATTTTTGTTATCTCTTGTGGGGTTCACCTTTTTATATGTCGTGGTACCTAATTGCCCAGTTAAAATTCTTCATGGTTTATGGGGTGCCGTGGTCGCTGCCATTTTATTTGAGTCTGCAAAACAAGCTTTTGCCTATTATTTGGCCCAATATAACACTTACCAATTATTGTATGGTGCTTTCGCAACCGTGCCCATTTTTTTCGTTTGGGTTTATTGGGTTTGGGTGATTACCCTTCTTGGTGCGGAAATAAGTTATGCTCTTTCAGTCCATTATAAACGGCGTCCAGGAATACCGATTGAAGGTTTTTCTCATGCCCTACTTTGGTTGTATAAACTTTGGCTAGCGCAAAAAGCAGGACGCGGTTTAACAAGAGAAGCATTAATTTCGGCCAGTACACAGCCCTTTGCCGTGAACGTTGATGACATGATTAATGAATTAATACGCCTGGAGCTTATTCATAACACTGAGGCAGACGAATTAATGTTAAGTCGTGACTTAAATCAAGTTAGCCTATACTGGCTAACTCAACATTTACCTTATCGTTTACCAACACATTCTGAATTAGAAAGAGAAGAATCGATTCATGCCGCTCCCTGGCGCAATGTGCTCGACAAAACAGATATTGAACTGCAAAAAGCTTTAGCCATTAATTTAAACCAACTTTTTAACCAAGTCCCTGGGGATTCGGTTCAAGTGATATGA